The Carassius carassius chromosome 2, fCarCar2.1, whole genome shotgun sequence genome has a segment encoding these proteins:
- the LOC132098949 gene encoding uncharacterized protein LOC132098949 gives MTFIYRFSQGLRLRQVDMVQDGIAGSSATLTKMTRKLRLVCRKALKMFKRKTGQRMGGRREFIVIDESNIRHKRKYGQGRAGQTWKRKKWVFGMLAIKGQRRRPVLRLVERHSRNHLLPIIRQHIRQVSTILSDEWRSYRALSNLGYRHYSVNHSRYFVDPNHGGHTQNIERAWLTYKSQIWRMRGNRTEKLLKEHLCFIEWTYWLGYKHKDGPLGRLLKDIKRHYRD, from the exons ATGACTTTTATATACAG ATTCAGTCAAGGTTTACGTTTACGCCAAGTCGACATGGTCCAGGATGGCATTGCTGGAAGCTCTGCCACCCTTACTAAAATGACCCGTAAACTGAGATTAGTCTGCAGGAAAGCCTTGAAGATGTTCAAAAGGAAGACAGGACAACGCATGGGTGGAAGAAGGGAATTTATTGTGATAGATGAAAGCAACATCCGCCATAAAAGGAAG TATGGACAAGGAAGAGCTGGACAGACGTGGAAGAGAAAGAAGTGGGTCTTTGGCATGCTGGCCATAAAGGGACAAAGAAGACGACCAGTTTTGCGGCTTGTAGAGAGGCACTCCAGAAATCACCTGCTTCCCATAATTAGACAACATATTCGCCAAGTGTCAACCATATTAAGCGACGAGTGGAGATCCTACAGAGCTTTATCGAATCTTGGTTACAGACACTACTCCGTAAACCACAGCAGATACTTTGTTGATCCAAACCATGGAGGACATACACAAAATATTGAAAGAGCCTGGTTAACCTACAAAAGCCAAATATGGCGAATGAGAGGAAATAGGACAGAGAAGCTTCTTAAAGAACACTTGTGTTTTATTGAGTGGACTTACTGGCTGGGATACAAGCACAAAGATGGTCCTCTAGGTCGTCTTCTGAAAGACATTAAAAGGCATTACAGAGATTAA